The proteins below come from a single Scatophagus argus isolate fScaArg1 chromosome 15, fScaArg1.pri, whole genome shotgun sequence genomic window:
- the LOC124072039 gene encoding uncharacterized protein LOC124072039 isoform X1, which yields MITCNQKPFLHQFCNSFNNYKIEIMNNFHKNRKLGDSGSDEHFETPAKKAFHPEALSPDSGCFMDCCIPIARQDSVNSEIKQTVTSQLQLEHVECGSSEPGDSNLTVPNHLKYEKVLFNVAHAFDDDVNDILCLNFCGTYSASGPSDNVESCKTPSNSTFQSKHVFCPAVALRQDLDRADGQMVEEQEDMKRKRHVNVKDIEEDNRYSSLSYIKDFKTGKDPSWSLDPQLSQAVSSPLFRIDNFEVTEVECQPERSTHPGCHKQAVLSGQGVSFTVSDLDPVVSGPLLESVNSPVELLEGDVEEVWNIGFPIFESSVCHNVIVKLNSDSDQSRQVSENVHGSIIDPNHGCRPTLGGEGTTLDISYEATLPLQVQVKSVVVAVGQHPSSTKQAAGALPKQTKPSLKETGVSVKCVSSARSGRPMVFDSELDLERDKQMYLHSVARHMNENAGGQDVTDVPVTELLNLMTRVADQTQGTNGPQWQHPSDLTRRNYQRRFGNLMPTMALHEWQAKNLINYKRFARVPNFIFS from the exons ATGATCACCTGCAACCAAAAGCCCTTTCTTCATCAGTTTTGTAATTCGTTCAACAATTATAAAATTGAAATCATGAACAATTTtcataaaaatagaaaactaGGTGACTCAGGTTCTGATGAACATTTTGAGACTCCAGCAAAAAAGGCTTTTCATCCAGAAGCTTTGTCTCCAGATTCTGGATGTTTCATGGACTGCTGCATTCCCATTGCAAGACAAGATTCTGttaacagtgaaataaaacaaactgtgacatcTCAGCTACAGTTGGAGCATGTGGAATGTGGGTCCTCAGAACCAGGGGATAGTAATTTGACTGTGCCAAATCATTTGAAGTATGAAAAGGTCCTCTTTAATGTTGCACATGcctttgatgatgatgtcaaTGACATTTTATGCCTCAATTTCTGTGGTACTTATTCTGCTAGTGGACCTTCTGACAATGTAGAGAGCTGCAAAACTCCAAGTAATAGCACGTTTCAGAGTAAGCATGTCTTCTGTCCCGCTGTGGCACTTAGGCAAGACTTGGACAGAGCAGATGGGCAAATGGTAGAAGAACAAGAGgatatgaagaggaaaaggcACGTGAATGTAAAAGACATAGAGGAGGATAATCGCTATTCCTCTCTGTCTTACataaaagactttaaaacaggAAAGGACCCCTCTTGGTCGTTGGACCCTCAGCTGTCTCAAGCTGTCTCTAGCCCCTTGTTCAGAATAGATAACTTTGAAGTGACAGAGGTTGAGTGCCAGCCTGAAAGATCTACTCACCCAGGGTGTCATAAACAAGCTGTGCTATCTGGACAGGGTGTTTCCTTCACAGTTAGTGATTTGGATCCTGTTGTCAGTGGGCCACTGTTAGAGTCTGTGAACTCTCCTGTTGAGCTTTTAGAAGGTGATGTGGAAGAGGTGTGGAATATCGGTTTCCCTATATTTGAATCTTCAGTGTGTCACAATGTCATTGTGAAGTTGAATTCTGATAGCGATCAGAGTAGGCAGGTATCAGAGAATGTGCATGGAAGTATTATTGACCCTAACCATGGGTGTCGACCCACACTTGGTGGGGAGGGAACCACCTTGGACATCAGCTATGAAGCTACGCTGCCTCTCCAAGTACAG GTGAAGTCCGTTGTAGTGGCTGTTGGTCAGCACCCTTCCAGCACTAAACAAGCTGCAGGAGCTCTGCCAAAGCAGACCAAGCCAAGCCTGAAGGAGACTGGAGTTTCTGTCAAATGTGTCAGCAGTGCCAGGAGTGGAAG GCCGATGGTTTTCGACAGTGAGCTGGACTTGGAGCGTGACAAACAGATGTATCTTCATTCAGTCGCCAGACACATGAATGAGAATGCAGGAGGTCAAG ATGTGACTGATGTTCCTGTGACTGAGCTCCTGAACCTGATGACCCGTGTGGCTGACCAGACACAAGGCACTAATGGCCCGCAGTGGCAGCATCCCTCTGACCTCACACGCAG GAACTACCAAAGACGATTTGGAAACTTGATGCCAACAATGGCACTTCATGAATGGCAGGCAAAGAACCTGATCAATTACAAGCGCTTTGCCAGGGtcccaaattttattttttcttaa
- the LOC124072051 gene encoding C-type lectin BML-1-like codes for MRPLVVSAILLLVALMHMAEANVATISRICNSKYPDVKCNVKDWYRLDNRRCMKIYVERLTFSDAEKRCKADGGHLVSIHNLDNYDKVLCNMFRFAIRKQVFWIGARRGRFGFSWVDGSGRMKFSRWARWQPDNWLFSEDCVEMNYGSWGRWNDENCYSKRPFMCAKYM; via the exons ATGCGTCCTCTCGTGGTTTCTGCCATCTTACTTCTGGTGGCTCTGATGCACATGGCGGAGGCTAACGTTG CTACAATTTCTAGAATCTGTAACAGCAAGTATCCAGACGTAAAATGCAATGTGAAAGACTGGTACAGGCTGGATAACAGGCGATGCATGAAGATCTACGTAGAACGCCTGACCTTTTCTGATGCagag aAACGTTGTAAGGCAGACGGTGGTCACCTGGTGTCAATACACAACCTTGACAACTATGACAAAGTGCTGTGTAACATGTTCAGGTTTGCTATTAGGAAACAGGTTTTCTGGATTGGAGCCAGGAGAGGTCGG TTTGGCTTTTCTTGGGTTGATGGAAGTGGACGCATGAAGTTCAGCAGATGGGCGAGATGGCAACCAGACAACTGGTTATTCAGCGAGGACTGTGTCGAGATGAATTACGGGA gttgggGACGTTGGAACGATGAAAACTGCTATTCCAAGAGGCCCTTTATGTGTGCCAAATACATGTGA
- the fndc5a gene encoding fibronectin type III domain-containing protein 5 — MLRFIQEVNTTTRSCALWDLEEETDYIVHVQSISMSGTSPLSEPLRFRTPKEAETQASKSKDEVTMEEVGQTTQLRAGELIIIVVVLIMWAGVIALFCRQYDIIKDNEPNNNKDKAKNSSECSTPEHPTGGLLRSKFPKNNNNNKRMPSVNIIEV; from the exons ATGCTTCGATTCATCCAGGAAGTCAACACCACCACACGATCCTGTGCATTATGGGACTtggaggaagagacagactACATTGTGCATGTCCAGTCCATCAGCATGTCTGGGACAAGCCCGTTGAGCGAACCCTTGCGCTTCCGAACACCGAAGGAGGCCGAGACTCAAGCCTCTAAGAGTAAAG ACGAAGTAACCATGGAAGAAGTGGGCCAGACTACCCAGCTGAGGGCAGGAGAGCTCATCATCATCGTGGTGGTGCTGATCATGTGGGCAG GTGTGATCGCTCTCTTCTGTCGCCAGTACGACATCATCAAAGACAACGAgcccaacaacaacaaggacaaAGCCAAAAACTCCTCAGAGTGCAGCACTCCTGAACATCCAACAGGGGGGCTGTTGCGCAGTAAG ttccccaagaacaacaacaacaacaaaaggatGCCATCTGTCAACATCATCGAGGTGTGA
- the LOC124072039 gene encoding S100P-binding protein-like isoform X2 — translation MARIHQRQDLDRADGQMVEEQEDMKRKRHVNVKDIEEDNRYSSLSYIKDFKTGKDPSWSLDPQLSQAVSSPLFRIDNFEVTEVECQPERSTHPGCHKQAVLSGQGVSFTVSDLDPVVSGPLLESVNSPVELLEGDVEEVWNIGFPIFESSVCHNVIVKLNSDSDQSRQVSENVHGSIIDPNHGCRPTLGGEGTTLDISYEATLPLQVQVKSVVVAVGQHPSSTKQAAGALPKQTKPSLKETGVSVKCVSSARSGRPMVFDSELDLERDKQMYLHSVARHMNENAGGQDVTDVPVTELLNLMTRVADQTQGTNGPQWQHPSDLTRRNYQRRFGNLMPTMALHEWQAKNLINYKRFARVPNFIFS, via the exons ATGGCTCGCATCCACCAAAG GCAAGACTTGGACAGAGCAGATGGGCAAATGGTAGAAGAACAAGAGgatatgaagaggaaaaggcACGTGAATGTAAAAGACATAGAGGAGGATAATCGCTATTCCTCTCTGTCTTACataaaagactttaaaacaggAAAGGACCCCTCTTGGTCGTTGGACCCTCAGCTGTCTCAAGCTGTCTCTAGCCCCTTGTTCAGAATAGATAACTTTGAAGTGACAGAGGTTGAGTGCCAGCCTGAAAGATCTACTCACCCAGGGTGTCATAAACAAGCTGTGCTATCTGGACAGGGTGTTTCCTTCACAGTTAGTGATTTGGATCCTGTTGTCAGTGGGCCACTGTTAGAGTCTGTGAACTCTCCTGTTGAGCTTTTAGAAGGTGATGTGGAAGAGGTGTGGAATATCGGTTTCCCTATATTTGAATCTTCAGTGTGTCACAATGTCATTGTGAAGTTGAATTCTGATAGCGATCAGAGTAGGCAGGTATCAGAGAATGTGCATGGAAGTATTATTGACCCTAACCATGGGTGTCGACCCACACTTGGTGGGGAGGGAACCACCTTGGACATCAGCTATGAAGCTACGCTGCCTCTCCAAGTACAG GTGAAGTCCGTTGTAGTGGCTGTTGGTCAGCACCCTTCCAGCACTAAACAAGCTGCAGGAGCTCTGCCAAAGCAGACCAAGCCAAGCCTGAAGGAGACTGGAGTTTCTGTCAAATGTGTCAGCAGTGCCAGGAGTGGAAG GCCGATGGTTTTCGACAGTGAGCTGGACTTGGAGCGTGACAAACAGATGTATCTTCATTCAGTCGCCAGACACATGAATGAGAATGCAGGAGGTCAAG ATGTGACTGATGTTCCTGTGACTGAGCTCCTGAACCTGATGACCCGTGTGGCTGACCAGACACAAGGCACTAATGGCCCGCAGTGGCAGCATCCCTCTGACCTCACACGCAG GAACTACCAAAGACGATTTGGAAACTTGATGCCAACAATGGCACTTCATGAATGGCAGGCAAAGAACCTGATCAATTACAAGCGCTTTGCCAGGGtcccaaattttattttttcttaa